The Musa acuminata AAA Group cultivar baxijiao chromosome BXJ1-8, Cavendish_Baxijiao_AAA, whole genome shotgun sequence genomic sequence GCTGGGTCAGCAGGTAGATTCAACCGGTTACAATTATGATAGGAGCACATCTCCTCATAGAAAAgatgttttgagctcaaaatcttCCTCACATCATCCTTCATCTTTTCTGAGAGATTACTCATACGGTCCAAAAGTGCCGGATTCTCAACCACCTTGCAAGATGTACCCCTACCAAGGATATCGGTGAGCCTCTTGTATCTCTTATTAAGATCATTGAATTTATCTTCACATTGTTGAGGTGACACATAACATCTCCTCTCGGCCATAACTTTTGATATGGCCTTCCACTTCCCCTTTTTCTGCAATATTGCATACTTCCTCCTCCCACCACACTCAGAAGGAGCATCTTCTCCTACGTAAGAGACCGCAGTTATCAAAAGCCTAACCATTGCATCAGTCCACTTCATTCGCTGCCACGGACAGCCCTTCTTCTCTCTGCCAGCCTCATTTTGAGCATCAACTCCATCCTCGGTCAAGATTGGCTCATCGTCATCGCTCATTGAGGTCCTGCCACGCTCTCCTTTATGGTAATCCATGATGGAAACACCTTCTCGGTGATCAGATTCCTGCAAGTGGCTGCCTGATACACCGAAGGCGTCACACACCGGTGGGTGATGGATCATCGAGCCCTGATGCATGTACATGTTTCCTTGCAAAGCCAGCACACCATACGAAGCTCCCGACATCATGCTTCCAGCATTTAAGTTTCCCTCCATGTCGCATCATTCAGAAGCGAAGTCCCCAATCAATTTTGTCCAATTCGGTCCTCGTTAGACTTAACACTTATCAGTAATTCCACAAAACATTCAGAAGCCAAAGGGAATCACATAAAGATTCCACATTTCTTGCAGCTCCTACTGGCTTCTTCACACCAATCCAACCAACCATCTGAAACATAACCAACCCTCTTGTCCTTCAAATGTTTATACTTGGAAGCCAAAATCCAAACCCTAGCGCTCAGCAATCACAGGAAAATCACAAAAAGAACAAAACTTTATGCAAAACCAGACAAGAAATCGATCACAATGACCAGAAAATCTCCTTCCTTGAGCACAGAATCCCCTGGGCCTGACCCCAGATCACGGCACTAAGAAAACCAAGCAACCGGAGGGAAGACGAACTAATCTGGATCGCAAGGAGCCATGTCCACGCCCTTTTGCGAAGCGAGAGAGTCCGGTTGCCTGCGAGGATCCCAAGAATCGTCGACACCCGCGGATCGTGAAAGGAGGAGCGCTTCTTTTATTGGAATGACAGGCGGCGAAAAGGGGGCTCGTTTGGAAGGGGATGGCATTAGTGCGTGAGCGCACGGCCGGCGTTCGGGGAAAATGATCCCCCACGCACAACATTTACGTGCGCAGAGAACCAATCGATGAGGGTGGGACCCCAGCAAGGCAAAATGATGAAACGTGGACCCGTGCGTAACGTCGACGAGTATCAAAGCCATGTAGGGGGATGGCATCATTGGGGGTATCGAAAAAGTAACTTTGATTTCCATTGACCTTTGAGTATAGCTTCTTGATTCAACGATTGATGTGTTCAGCAGGCTTTTAATTGATGACCTGTTTGTAAAATACATCCCGAgagaaatattataaaaaaaaaaattacacaatATGCAAATACTGACTTTATCTGCTAGAATATCTCCTcagatattattattaattataatacTTGAATATatctataatattattaaaaaataatctataaaaatATTTGAATAGTTTATTGAAAAAACTTTCATCATTGATTTTTTATCGGATGATCTCATAATTATTTTAGTTatgagtatttttttttcttatttggatGAAAACAATCACACTATTTATGTTGAATGATATTAGAATCAAGATAGATAGATATTatagtcttttttatttttattttctgttgaaatagtCTAATCTAATTTAAATCATAATGGTggaggaaaagaaggagaggGAGGGCAGAGTAAGTGAAGGAGGGTTTATAGATTTGATCCGAATCgattcaaaaattttgaaaggataaaattgatattaaaaaaaatacctcAGGTAAGAATAATTATGAAGcctatatgataaaaaaaaattatggtgagctttatttagtaaattacttaaaatattttcaataatcaaataaaaaaaatctggatGCTTCGTTGTACTTAAAACGATTTAATCATGAGAATAAAATATGTCCCCAAACATTAATGAAATGAAACATAATACACATATACATCTCCTATCTTAACCATCATATTTTATTGATTATACTATTTGGCTACAcaccaattttttttttccctattCTCTTTGCTAGAAATTGGTTTGTAAGCATATGATCTTAATGAATTAGTTGTCTAACTTTTTATTGTTAGGATATACTAAGAGGGAAGGATAAATTAGTGCTATtgtaaatttttaataattttaaaatattacattCGATAAGACCCGTAACAAAAATACGTTTAAACTTAAAAATGTTCGTAAGAATGCATGCAAAATTAGTAGATAGTTACGTAAAATGGTAATgaaagtaaacaacaaaagaaaaaaacacattaaatttatagtgattcgatcgtTATGACCAATATCCACTCTCGGTtcttcctccgttgaggccaccggcttctaccatcgatcttctttcaataaacgaagatcaactaccctcttacaacattttttccttttcataggtttaagagataacctttacaagtctcatatctctcttagaatgatcacaaatcttaTGAAAGATGATGATACCTAGCAttttttcaagacttttacaattcagaatcTCAAAgctttttattcacttttcatgCTTTGTCAAGCAGGAAAGTGTTGGATATTTATAGGTcctaaatggcttaaaaaatagaaGGTATCTCAATCCCGGATTTCtagggtattggtggtaccaccgctagtactagacggtaccaccgctttatCCCTTGATAACTGGTGGTACTACCGTTAGTATTggacgataccatcgcctgctCCCTTGACaactagtggtactaccaccagTTTGAGCGGTACGACCACTTGATAGaacctcggagactaggctttggcagtatcaccgcttgacaacattaactatcgatggtaccaccgcctagtttgggcggtaccatagcTTAGACAAGTTCTGGGAGACCGATTCTTAAGCGGTTCCATTgctagccctagcggtgccaccgcttgatgtaGCTCCAGGTCGCTAAATAAGTCAAAcagtaggcccaattggcccctatttgagttagtaggattactctcaaaactaactcaaattgaaacctaactatgataattaaggtttAAACAATTACAATATAAGCAATCCCAATTGTTTGGTATGTCATTTGTTCattcgaactcccgacgaacttctggtgaacttctTACAAACTTCTGATGCATTATCCGAACCTTCGGCGTATCACCCAAGCCATCGACATGTTGATTCCCGTAACATCCGATCTTAGtgcaatgtttgattcttccGACCCAATGCTTGTTTTCTGACTCTAGCCCAACGTCtggttcttcttgctttaattgttttgTCTTTTCATGGATGTGgttagtcctgtatcactttttttaaaatatggattatatcataagcttattaattgatttcatcatcaaaattgatttaacaatcttcccttttcttataatgacaactaattgataatggagttaaccttaactcctcctatctatatgctatatcaaaataaagcaaacttgaatttaaaagaaataataacctttgaattcaagtgaaacaattttgatcatatgtaacatatcatatcaaaatttcatactttgtgcatcatcatttaaacataatttcaagtcataaaagtataacatgcataattctaaaccattacaaatcatcatcactttgggcatgataccaaaacaataaattttcaaatcatcattacttctctccctttgtcatcaacaaaaaggagaaaagtgcaactagcatgtttttgaaatataatttcaaatcattgcatatatcattgcataattttaagtttttgaaacatcaatgcatatatcatcactttagaatatgcaaactagcaagttttagagatatgaatgttagcaatatttgcttctacttgaaatgtgcaagctagtaattctcttTCGCGATGtgtaagtttgcaagttttgcttcttgagattggcaaccTAAcactttgcttctcttgagatatgtGAGATAGCACTTCTTTTTCTCCCATTTgtcattatataaaaaaaagaagaggggaAGAATTAAATGGTATAAAAATTTCAATGATTACATGAACAAATGGAAGATCAAGTCATAAATTCGAAAGATCATGAATTAAAGCTttacttttgcaaatagaaagaggaaggattcatgaTCACCACacgaaaaataaaagatcaaattgtgaataccaaaagttcatgaataaaatctcttcttttgtaaatagcaaaaagaaggaatgataggaaacgatctcgatttaaaaagaaaactctaagttatgaaaaatcgagaaatccgaaaaatatataagtggaattcatgcattaggaagatttaacatgcctaattatcttctgataaaatcaaattatttctcattcaatgattttataaaaaatcaactaattgatattttgtatcaataaattctagagatatatcaTAGTTATTAATATgatttctaataaaatgatgcttaaaatcaatatgtttagttctcgagtattgaatgaaattttttgttaaacaaataacattagtattatcatattttaaggaatattttttaaataaatttcataatcttctaaaataattttcatcaaaataaCTTATGCACAAAATGCACCTACTGCTACATAATCAgtctcggttgtagataatgcaatcgaattttatttcttggaagatcaagaaacaagtgAATGGCCTAAGAGTTGATATGTTCCAGATGTAGATTTTCTATTTATTCTACATCCACCAAAGTTCGACATgagtaattaattaaaaaattttacattttggataccataatcctagattaggagttccttttaggtatctaaaaatcattttaacaactttaaagtgagattactcgggattagattgaaatctagcataaactctaacactaaatataatatcaagtctagttgttgtgaggtatagtaaactacttatcatacccctataaattttttgatcaaaacattctccatcagtgtccatatctaattttatagaagtgcttattggtgtattaatagccttatCATAAGTAATAAActacttatcatacccctataaattttttgatcaaaacattctccatcagtgtccatatctaattttatagaagtgcttattggtgtattaatagccttagcactatctatattaaatcattcTAATAGATCTAAAACATACTTAGTTTGATTAATAAAGGCTTCATCACtaagttgcttaatttataatcctaagaaaaaaagttaatttatccattaaactcatttcaaattattGGCTCATActattagcaaaagattcacacaaaGACTCAtatatagaaccaaaaataatatcatcaatataaatttaaataataataaaattatttttaaaatatttaataaacaatgtggtatcgaccttacctttcaagaaattatttttaattagaaaagaactaagtctcttatatcaaacccttgaggcttgtttcatggtcactaggtctaagaaCATACTTTCGTAccacatttctctcaaattgatttaactcctcaTGTATTACAAAAACTCATGATTCATCTTTTAGAACATCGGCAATGCATTTTGattcaatttgagacaaaaaggCTACATTcacataaaattttttaaaagaagaacgagtttgaacaccttttgatgtaacctaaatgattaactccttaggataagcatctacatacttttatTCCTTAAGTAAGAATTCTTTGGAGGtagatgcatccaaattgctaggaagaggagaatttttattcaaattcaaagtattaaaatcaaaattattatcaaaattatttttttaaatttaaaaatctcattaaaaataacatggatgaattcctcaataactAATGTTCTTTTATAGAAAACATGAAAACATTTAGAAATTaagaaatatttaagaaagatacCTTCGGATttttcatcaaatttttctagggcatcattttcatttagaataaaggatttacaacccaaaactttgaaatataaaatattaagtcatttattattccacaattcataggaagTTTTAGATAGGAGAGGTCTTATAAgagccctattcatgacatagcatgcagtTAATGGCTGTGGCCtaaaaatattttggtaggctatgttcgtttaatatgaTTCTTACCATCTCTTGCAatctcctattttttctctcaataactcCATTTTATTATAAGTTTCTTGGAATaaagaagttatggttatacctatttaaatcataaaaattttaaaagtcatagttttaaaattcaacaccatgatcacttcgaatagaagaaatcataaaacccctttcattttgaactagtttacaaaatttcaaaaaatatttaaagcaatcaaaaTATATCCaagtatatatattataatcatcAACTATTATAAAAACGTATTTACTAACTActagacttgtgatatcaattgttccaaataaatccatattgaTTAATTGTAGtagtctaaaggtgcttatttgatttttagatttaaagctattttttatttatttatctagttATCATACATCACAAGCTTTGTCTTTGATAAATTTGATACTaggcattcctcttaca encodes the following:
- the LOC103994824 gene encoding uncharacterized protein LOC103994824, which translates into the protein MEGNLNAGSMMSGASYGVLALQGNMYMHQGSMIHHPPVCDAFGVSGSHLQESDHREGVSIMDYHKGERGRTSMSDDDEPILTEDGVDAQNEAGREKKGCPWQRMKWTDAMVRLLITAVSYVGEDAPSECGGRRKYAILQKKGKWKAISKVMAERRCYVSPQQCEDKFNDLNKRYKRLTDILGRGTSCKVVENPALLDRMSNLSEKMKDDVRKILSSKHLFYEEMCSYHNCNRLNLPADPALQRSLQLALGSRDEHDRRRGSHEDVDEDDQSADGDDEEGDAEEHNVHGNMVASCFPKRMRHGVNHEEAVFGDTSALQNSTRSLQPQGLTLDMNQVFSEGSKSTLIQQHWVNYLLQLEEKKLHIQAQMLELEKQRYKWQRFSKKKDRELNMMRMENERMKIENERLSLELRQKEMELDLTSRKTL